From Pedococcus aerophilus, one genomic window encodes:
- a CDS encoding carbohydrate ABC transporter permease, whose translation MTAPAVTPSTAAPRRPPAGSAPRPGAGGPARTIAVRSLGYAGLCVLVVFFALPLLWLVLTPFSPAPSYRATLSGFTFDNFDKLLANPQTWPSIRNSLVLAIGSSLLVIVLAALAAYALSRVRIPGRDQILYALLLLSSIVTGTAAMVPIFLMLFQLGIIDRQFGVVLVLSGGLLPAAVFMLKDFVDSIPKSYEESARVFGASPSQILRHIVLPVIRPGMATVGVWALVQVWGNFLVPYVLLSDPAKQPAAVVMYTFYDAGGQPNFALISTFALVYSVPVVVLYLVVNRRYGFAFQGGIKG comes from the coding sequence ATGACGGCGCCTGCAGTGACTCCCTCGACGGCAGCCCCACGACGCCCACCTGCCGGCTCGGCACCGCGCCCGGGGGCAGGTGGCCCGGCGCGGACCATCGCGGTGCGCTCGCTCGGCTATGCCGGCCTCTGCGTCCTCGTCGTCTTCTTCGCGCTGCCGCTGCTGTGGCTGGTCCTGACACCGTTCTCCCCGGCGCCGTCCTACCGGGCGACGCTGTCCGGCTTCACCTTCGACAACTTCGACAAGCTGCTGGCCAACCCCCAGACCTGGCCGTCGATCCGGAACTCCCTCGTCCTGGCGATCGGCTCCTCGCTGCTGGTGATCGTCCTCGCCGCCCTCGCGGCATACGCCCTCTCGCGGGTGCGCATCCCGGGACGTGACCAGATCCTCTACGCCCTACTGCTGCTCAGCTCGATCGTCACGGGGACGGCGGCCATGGTGCCGATCTTCCTCATGCTCTTCCAGCTCGGGATCATCGACCGGCAGTTCGGGGTGGTGCTCGTGCTGTCGGGGGGCCTGCTGCCCGCGGCGGTGTTCATGCTCAAGGACTTCGTCGACTCGATCCCGAAGTCCTACGAGGAGTCGGCCCGCGTGTTCGGCGCCTCACCGAGCCAGATCCTGCGCCACATCGTCCTGCCGGTCATCCGACCGGGTATGGCGACGGTGGGCGTCTGGGCGCTGGTCCAGGTCTGGGGCAACTTCCTCGTTCCCTACGTCCTGCTGTCCGATCCCGCGAAACAGCCTGCGGCAGTAGTGATGTACACGTTCTACGACGCCGGCGGCCAGCCGAACTTCGCGCTCATCTCCACCTTCGCGCTGGTCTACTCCGTCCCCGTCGTCGTGCTCTACCTCGTCGTGAACCGCCGCTACGGGTTCGCCTTCCAAGGAGGAATCAAGGGCTGA
- a CDS encoding DUF6226 family protein, translated as MDRDALDAALDEAFATTAQGLSAWPDPRAGWEPGRAPPQEWYSRVLDPGRYRLLGARWAAWVTVLVDAGLAQPADGSAARWQDLLPVVVTGTDRLVPTAPGALPLVVVHTQIEDVSDAGLVVGVGDPAWTVACIPCCGCDACDDGSEPLLEQLDDTVWGVVSGAFRLVRDGDRRVMTVGASGDGRWSAEGPFAQGEPDRWLADPRGRTLVEGAAWDAL; from the coding sequence GTGGACCGGGACGCGCTGGACGCGGCGCTCGACGAGGCCTTCGCCACCACGGCGCAGGGCCTGTCGGCGTGGCCCGATCCGCGCGCCGGCTGGGAACCCGGTCGTGCGCCGCCGCAGGAGTGGTACTCCCGGGTGCTGGACCCCGGCAGGTACCGGCTGCTCGGCGCCCGGTGGGCCGCCTGGGTCACGGTACTGGTCGACGCCGGTCTGGCCCAGCCGGCTGACGGGTCCGCTGCCCGGTGGCAGGACCTGCTCCCGGTCGTCGTCACCGGCACCGATCGCCTGGTCCCGACCGCCCCGGGGGCTCTGCCACTGGTGGTCGTCCACACGCAGATCGAGGACGTGAGCGATGCCGGGCTGGTGGTCGGGGTGGGCGACCCGGCGTGGACGGTCGCCTGCATCCCGTGCTGCGGTTGCGACGCCTGCGACGACGGCTCGGAGCCCCTGCTCGAGCAGCTCGACGACACGGTGTGGGGCGTGGTGAGCGGTGCCTTCAGGCTGGTCCGCGACGGCGACCGTCGGGTGATGACCGTCGGCGCCTCGGGCGACGGGCGATGGTCCGCCGAGGGGCCCTTCGCCCAGGGTGAGCCGGACCGGTGGCTGGCCGACCCCCGAGGCCGCACCCTCGTCGAGGGTGCGGCCTGGGACGCCCTCTGA
- a CDS encoding CehA/McbA family metallohydrolase: protein MIRHAGTWTPDDRAESVWQYLPFEVPASSRGVRLTLEFDRSHGSGGVLDLGLVDPLGWRGWSGGARSLVELGHHGTTPGYLDRGLPVGEWQVVLGLHRLPLEGLAWEVVVETDVEVRVSGRTVAVEGSRPPIAPRPPRRELPSVDGLTWHAGDCHAHTVHSDGSLTIDELAALASGRGLDFLWVTDHNTTSHHPFLAEVGARHGIDLLPGQEVTTADGHANAFGDIGWVDFRLPGGTWAGEVAGRGGLLSVNHPVSGDCAWRHPSPPGSRAASAAEVWHSSWRDLADGGPLAWWTAVGSPTPLGGSDFHRHGHDAAPGSPTTWVACADGDVLGGMLAGRTAVSAGPDAPLLLRLGDELVALDADGTMLVCPDGRRSPVRGDRVIVGGHEGHHLLERTDRTIVAIAA from the coding sequence GTGATCCGGCACGCCGGGACCTGGACCCCGGACGACCGGGCCGAGTCGGTCTGGCAGTACCTGCCGTTCGAGGTCCCGGCGTCGTCGCGCGGGGTCCGCCTCACGCTGGAGTTCGACCGGTCCCACGGCTCCGGCGGGGTCCTGGACCTGGGGCTGGTGGACCCGCTCGGCTGGCGTGGGTGGTCGGGTGGTGCGCGCAGCCTGGTCGAGCTCGGCCACCACGGCACGACACCCGGCTACCTCGACCGTGGCCTGCCTGTCGGGGAGTGGCAGGTGGTCCTCGGCCTGCACCGCCTCCCGCTCGAGGGTCTGGCGTGGGAGGTGGTGGTCGAGACCGACGTCGAGGTCCGGGTGTCTGGGAGGACGGTTGCGGTCGAGGGCTCCCGTCCGCCGATCGCGCCCCGTCCGCCGCGTCGCGAACTGCCCTCGGTCGACGGGCTCACCTGGCACGCCGGTGACTGTCACGCCCACACGGTGCACTCCGACGGCTCGCTCACCATCGACGAGCTGGCGGCGCTGGCGTCCGGTCGCGGCCTGGACTTCCTGTGGGTCACCGACCACAACACGACCAGCCACCACCCGTTCCTCGCCGAGGTCGGCGCGCGTCACGGTATCGACCTGCTGCCGGGCCAGGAGGTGACCACGGCCGACGGCCACGCCAACGCGTTCGGTGACATCGGCTGGGTGGACTTCCGACTGCCGGGCGGCACCTGGGCCGGGGAGGTCGCGGGTCGCGGAGGCCTGCTGTCGGTCAACCACCCCGTGTCCGGCGACTGCGCCTGGCGCCACCCGAGCCCTCCCGGCTCCCGTGCGGCGAGCGCCGCCGAGGTCTGGCACTCGTCCTGGCGTGACCTGGCCGATGGTGGACCGCTGGCGTGGTGGACGGCTGTCGGCAGCCCAACCCCATTGGGCGGCAGCGACTTCCACCGCCACGGTCACGACGCGGCTCCGGGGTCGCCGACGACCTGGGTGGCCTGTGCCGACGGCGACGTCCTCGGCGGGATGCTCGCCGGACGAACGGCGGTGTCGGCCGGACCCGACGCGCCTCTCCTGCTGCGGCTCGGTGACGAGCTCGTGGCCCTCGACGCCGACGGCACCATGCTCGTCTGCCCCGACGGTCGCCGGTCGCCGGTCCGTGGCGACCGTGTCATCGTCGGAGGGCACGAGGGCCACCACCTCCTCGAACGCACCGACCGCACCATCGTCGCCATCGCCGCCTGA
- a CDS encoding ABC transporter ATP-binding protein, whose protein sequence is MASVTLTGLVKEYPGGVRGVDGVDVEIADGEFFALLGPSGCGKTTLLRTLAGLEAATEGTVHIGDRDVTRLDPGDRDVAMVFQDYALFPHMTVTDNVAYPLRIQKVPKAERESRARETADGLSLGALMQRRPAQLSGGQQQRVALARAIACHPQVFLFDEPLSNLDARLRLEARTFLKQLQKSLGVTTVFVTHDQAEALAMADRMAVMESGRIRQIGTPREVFQRPANTFVANFIGATPMNLLDAQVVDGRLDLGGFTLPVPEGFAVGEGDKVVYGVRPEYVVASPGDREGVPAGGESGDPGSSGMRGTVSAVENLGVNVLVTADGGEQSVRAVLPEAEEPQLGDTVHLTPAPGRALLYRAGGDGELVGS, encoded by the coding sequence ATGGCCTCAGTGACACTGACCGGACTGGTCAAGGAGTACCCCGGCGGGGTGCGCGGTGTCGACGGTGTCGACGTCGAGATCGCCGACGGCGAGTTCTTCGCGCTGCTCGGTCCCTCGGGCTGTGGCAAGACCACGCTGCTGCGGACGCTCGCAGGCCTCGAGGCCGCCACCGAGGGCACGGTGCACATCGGTGACCGCGACGTCACGCGCCTCGACCCGGGCGACCGTGACGTCGCGATGGTGTTCCAGGACTATGCGCTCTTCCCGCACATGACGGTGACCGACAACGTCGCCTACCCGTTGCGGATCCAGAAGGTCCCCAAGGCCGAGCGCGAGTCGAGGGCGCGCGAGACGGCCGACGGGCTGAGCCTGGGCGCGCTGATGCAACGGCGCCCCGCCCAGCTCTCCGGTGGGCAGCAGCAGCGCGTCGCCCTGGCCCGCGCGATCGCCTGCCACCCACAGGTGTTCCTCTTCGACGAGCCGCTGTCCAACCTCGACGCCCGGTTGCGGCTCGAGGCCCGCACTTTCCTCAAGCAGCTCCAGAAGTCGCTCGGCGTCACCACGGTCTTCGTCACGCACGACCAGGCCGAGGCCCTGGCGATGGCAGACCGGATGGCCGTCATGGAGTCCGGTCGCATCCGCCAGATCGGCACGCCGCGCGAGGTCTTCCAGCGCCCCGCCAACACCTTCGTCGCCAACTTCATCGGCGCGACGCCCATGAACCTCCTCGACGCCCAGGTCGTCGACGGACGCCTCGACCTCGGCGGGTTCACCCTGCCCGTGCCCGAGGGCTTCGCCGTCGGCGAGGGCGACAAGGTCGTGTACGGCGTGCGCCCGGAGTACGTCGTCGCCTCACCCGGGGATCGTGAGGGGGTCCCCGCGGGAGGTGAGTCGGGCGACCCCGGGTCCTCGGGGATGAGGGGCACGGTCAGCGCGGTCGAGAACCTCGGCGTCAACGTCCTCGTCACGGCCGACGGCGGCGAGCAGTCGGTGCGCGCCGTGCTGCCCGAGGCCGAGGAACCCCAGCTCGGCGACACGGTGCACCTCACCCCGGCTCCGGGGCGGGCCCTGCTCTACCGGGCCGGCGGGGACGGCGAGCTGGTCGGGTCGTGA
- a CDS encoding phage tail protein, with translation MAPPQDPFEGSNFEVEIDGLVSTAFSRVELPHAVVDEVAHRSGSDKTSSSRKAPGLSHYSHLVLTRGLTTDLELWRWWTAARDGDPSVDRNVAVRLLDATRSPVLTWRFRNAFPVVHRVTPLDALSSDAVVETVELAFDAMDAEA, from the coding sequence ATGGCGCCGCCCCAGGACCCGTTCGAGGGGTCGAACTTCGAGGTCGAGATCGACGGACTCGTCTCCACCGCGTTCTCCCGGGTCGAGCTGCCCCACGCCGTGGTGGACGAGGTCGCCCACCGCTCCGGCAGTGACAAGACGTCGTCCTCCCGCAAGGCTCCGGGGCTGTCGCACTACTCCCACCTCGTGCTCACCCGCGGGCTGACGACCGACCTCGAGCTCTGGCGCTGGTGGACCGCGGCCCGCGACGGCGACCCGTCGGTGGACCGCAACGTCGCCGTCCGGCTGCTCGACGCGACCCGGTCGCCGGTGCTGACCTGGCGGTTCCGCAACGCCTTCCCCGTCGTCCACCGGGTCACCCCGCTCGACGCCTTGTCCAGCGACGCGGTGGTGGAGACGGTCGAGCTGGCCTTCGACGCTATGGACGCCGAGGCCTGA
- a CDS encoding alpha-mannosidase, giving the protein MHDDRRLIEGRLRRTLQRIEAAVWSAPVPVELGRWDAPGEPVPLEEGLAADYADAEVGDRWGPPWGTTWWRVRATVPAAHAGRPVDLRLDLGFDPLRTGFHVEGLVYRADGTPVKGLNPRNQWVRVADDAQGGEEVELFVESASNPLLLGGGGFDFTPSPLGEKETAGSEPMYSVVRAELAVFEQEVWELQQDLEVLGQLAAELPESDPRQWQLLRAIDRAFDALDTSDIAGSAPAAREQLAGVLADPARASAHRISAVGHAHIDSAWLWPVRETVRKVARTSSNVLALMDEHPELVYAMSSAQQFAWLRDHRPEVWAGVVERVREGRFVPVGGMWVESDTNMPGGEALARQLNHGKRFFLDEFGIETREVWLPDSFGYTAALPQLIALSASQWFLTQKISWNTTNRFPHHSFRWEGLDGTRIFTHFPPADTYGSEVSGAEVAHAARNFSDKGDATRSLLPFGWGDGGGGPTREMLARASRLRDLDGSARVEVERPDAFFEQAEAEYPDAPIWVGELYLEMHRGTYTSQAKTKQGNRRSEHLLREAELWASTATVRTGAPYPSEELDRIWKVVLLQQFHDILPGSSIGWVHREAVANYEAVAAELEAIIDRAQAALAGEGDVEVVFNAAPHERAGVAGGAAGPSAASGGAPVEVTTDGDGWVLSNGLVRAVVDARGLLTSVVDTATGREALAPGSAGNLLQLHPDTPVDFDAWDVDAYYRRTWTDLTDVSSVSGVDGGVRVVRSFGESTVTQLLTLTPGEARVDVDTEVDWREREKILKAGFDLDVTTERSTAEVQFGHVHRPTHTNTSWDAAKFEICAHRWVHVGEPGYGAAVVNDSTYGHDVTRRDREGGGSTTQVRLSLLRAPQSPDPVADLGVHRLRYAVVPGAGIADAIREGYRVNLPLRTVSGSGAAVEPLVSVSSGSAVVEAVKLADDGSGDVVVRLYESLGARGSATVLAGFEFGTIDTVDLLERPLETAGVQVVEGGVTLALRPFQVVTLRFTR; this is encoded by the coding sequence ATGCACGACGACCGCCGCCTCATCGAGGGGCGACTGCGCCGGACCCTGCAGCGGATCGAGGCCGCCGTCTGGTCGGCGCCCGTGCCCGTCGAGCTCGGCCGCTGGGACGCCCCCGGCGAGCCCGTGCCCCTCGAGGAGGGCCTGGCCGCGGACTACGCCGATGCGGAGGTCGGCGACCGTTGGGGCCCGCCGTGGGGCACGACGTGGTGGCGGGTCCGCGCGACGGTGCCCGCGGCTCACGCGGGACGGCCGGTCGACCTGCGGCTCGACCTGGGGTTCGACCCGCTGCGCACCGGGTTCCACGTCGAGGGGCTCGTCTACCGCGCCGACGGCACCCCGGTGAAGGGGCTCAACCCGCGCAACCAGTGGGTCCGTGTCGCCGACGACGCGCAGGGGGGTGAGGAGGTCGAGCTGTTCGTCGAGTCGGCGTCGAACCCGCTGCTGCTCGGTGGTGGCGGCTTCGACTTCACGCCGTCTCCGTTGGGGGAGAAGGAGACTGCGGGCAGCGAGCCGATGTACTCGGTCGTGCGGGCCGAACTCGCGGTGTTCGAGCAGGAGGTCTGGGAGCTCCAGCAGGACCTCGAGGTGCTCGGCCAGCTGGCCGCCGAGCTCCCCGAGAGCGACCCGAGGCAGTGGCAGCTGCTGCGGGCGATCGACCGCGCGTTCGACGCCCTCGACACCTCCGACATCGCCGGATCCGCCCCTGCCGCAAGGGAACAGCTCGCCGGTGTCCTCGCCGACCCGGCTCGCGCCAGCGCCCACCGGATCTCCGCGGTCGGCCACGCCCACATCGACTCGGCCTGGCTGTGGCCGGTCCGCGAGACCGTCCGCAAGGTCGCCCGCACCAGCTCGAACGTCCTCGCCCTGATGGACGAGCACCCCGAGCTGGTCTACGCCATGTCCTCGGCGCAGCAGTTCGCGTGGCTGCGCGACCACCGGCCGGAGGTGTGGGCCGGGGTGGTCGAGCGCGTCCGCGAGGGTCGCTTCGTCCCCGTCGGCGGGATGTGGGTCGAGTCCGACACGAACATGCCCGGCGGCGAGGCGCTGGCCCGCCAGCTCAACCACGGGAAGCGGTTCTTCCTCGACGAGTTCGGCATCGAGACGCGCGAGGTGTGGCTGCCGGACTCGTTCGGGTACACCGCCGCCCTGCCGCAGCTCATCGCGCTGTCGGCGTCGCAGTGGTTCCTCACGCAGAAGATCTCGTGGAACACGACGAACCGTTTCCCGCACCACTCGTTCCGCTGGGAGGGCCTGGACGGCACGCGGATCTTCACGCACTTCCCGCCGGCCGACACCTACGGCTCGGAGGTCTCCGGGGCCGAGGTCGCCCACGCCGCCCGCAACTTCTCCGACAAGGGCGACGCGACCCGGTCGCTGCTGCCGTTCGGCTGGGGCGACGGCGGTGGCGGCCCCACCCGCGAGATGCTCGCCCGGGCGTCGCGGCTGCGTGACCTCGACGGATCGGCGCGCGTCGAGGTCGAGCGGCCGGACGCGTTCTTCGAGCAGGCCGAGGCGGAGTACCCAGACGCCCCGATCTGGGTCGGCGAGCTCTACCTCGAGATGCACCGCGGCACCTACACCTCGCAGGCCAAGACCAAGCAGGGCAACCGTCGCAGCGAGCACCTCCTGCGCGAGGCCGAGCTCTGGGCGAGCACCGCGACGGTCCGCACCGGGGCGCCGTATCCGTCCGAGGAGCTGGACCGGATCTGGAAGGTGGTGCTGCTGCAGCAGTTCCACGACATCCTCCCCGGCTCGTCGATCGGGTGGGTGCACCGCGAGGCCGTCGCCAACTACGAGGCGGTCGCCGCCGAGCTCGAGGCGATCATCGACCGCGCCCAGGCCGCGCTGGCCGGTGAGGGCGACGTCGAAGTGGTCTTCAACGCCGCGCCCCACGAGCGTGCGGGAGTGGCGGGCGGCGCGGCCGGTCCCTCTGCTGCGTCGGGTGGTGCACCGGTGGAGGTCACCACCGACGGCGACGGGTGGGTGCTGTCCAACGGTCTCGTCCGTGCGGTCGTCGACGCCCGCGGCCTGCTCACCTCGGTGGTCGACACGGCCACGGGGCGCGAGGCCCTCGCGCCGGGAAGCGCCGGCAACCTGCTCCAGCTGCACCCCGACACCCCCGTCGACTTCGACGCGTGGGACGTCGACGCCTACTACCGCCGCACCTGGACCGACCTTACCGACGTCTCCTCGGTCTCCGGCGTGGATGGCGGCGTGCGCGTCGTGCGGTCGTTCGGCGAGTCCACCGTCACGCAGCTCCTCACGCTCACCCCCGGTGAGGCCCGGGTCGACGTCGACACCGAGGTCGACTGGCGCGAGCGGGAGAAGATCCTCAAGGCCGGGTTCGACCTCGACGTGACGACCGAGCGCTCCACCGCGGAGGTGCAGTTCGGGCACGTCCACCGCCCGACGCACACCAACACGTCGTGGGACGCGGCCAAGTTCGAGATCTGCGCCCACCGCTGGGTCCACGTCGGCGAGCCCGGGTACGGCGCCGCTGTGGTCAACGACTCCACGTACGGCCACGACGTCACCCGCCGCGACCGCGAGGGCGGTGGCTCCACGACCCAGGTCCGGCTCTCGCTGCTCCGCGCCCCGCAGAGCCCCGACCCCGTCGCCGACCTCGGGGTGCACCGCCTCCGGTATGCCGTCGTCCCCGGCGCCGGGATCGCCGACGCTATCCGCGAAGGGTACCGGGTCAACCTGCCGCTTCGGACGGTCTCCGGGTCGGGGGCCGCGGTCGAGCCGCTGGTCTCCGTGTCTTCCGGCTCGGCCGTCGTCGAGGCCGTCAAGCTGGCCGACGACGGGTCGGGCGACGTGGTGGTCCGGCTCTACGAGTCGCTGGGGGCCAGGGGTTCGGCGACGGTGCTGGCGGGGTTCGAGTTCGGGACGATCGACACGGTCGACCTGCTCGAACGACCGCTCGAGACGGCCGGGGTCCAGGTCGTCGAGGGTGGGGTCACGCTCGCCCTGCGCCCCTTCCAGGTGGTGACCCTCCGCTTCACCCGCTGA
- the groL gene encoding chaperonin GroEL (60 kDa chaperone family; promotes refolding of misfolded polypeptides especially under stressful conditions; forms two stacked rings of heptamers to form a barrel-shaped 14mer; ends can be capped by GroES; misfolded proteins enter the barrel where they are refolded when GroES binds) yields the protein MAKIIAFDEEARRGLERGMNILADAVRVTLGPKGRNVVLEKKWGAPTITNDGVSIAKEIELDDPYEKIGAELVKEVAKKTDDVAGDGTTTATVLAQALVKEGLRNVAAGANPMALKRGIEKAVEAVSAQLLEMAKDVETKEQIASTASISAADPLIGEMIAEAMDKVGKEGVITVEESNTFGLELELTEGMRFDKGYISHYFVTDTERMEAVLEDPYVLVVNSKISGIKDLLPLLEKVMQSGKPLLIIAEDVDGEALSTLVVNKIRGTFKSVAVKAPGFGDRRKAMLADIAILTGGQVISEEVGLKLDTAELDLLGRARKVVITKDETTIVEGSGDNDQIQGRVNQIRAEIEKSDSDYDREKLQERLAKLAGGVAVIKAGAATEVELKERKHRIEDAVRNAKAAVEEGIVAGGGVALLQATKAAFEKLELEGDEATGANIVRVAASAPLKQIAINAGLEGGVVSEKVSNLPSGHGLNAATGEYVDLIAAGIIDPAKVTRSALQNAASIAALFLTTEAVIADKPEKAAAAAPGGDEMGGMGF from the coding sequence ATGGCCAAGATCATCGCATTCGATGAAGAGGCACGTCGCGGTCTCGAGCGGGGCATGAACATCCTCGCCGACGCCGTCCGCGTCACCCTCGGCCCGAAGGGCCGCAACGTCGTCCTCGAGAAGAAGTGGGGCGCCCCCACGATCACCAACGATGGCGTGTCCATCGCCAAGGAGATCGAGCTCGACGACCCGTACGAGAAGATCGGTGCCGAGCTCGTCAAGGAGGTCGCCAAGAAGACCGACGACGTCGCTGGCGACGGCACCACCACCGCCACCGTCCTCGCCCAGGCCCTCGTCAAGGAAGGCCTGCGCAACGTCGCGGCCGGCGCCAACCCGATGGCCCTCAAGCGCGGGATCGAGAAGGCCGTCGAGGCCGTCTCCGCCCAGCTGCTCGAGATGGCCAAGGACGTCGAGACCAAGGAGCAGATCGCTTCGACGGCCTCGATCTCCGCTGCTGACCCCCTGATCGGCGAGATGATCGCCGAGGCGATGGACAAGGTCGGCAAGGAAGGCGTCATCACCGTCGAAGAGAGCAACACCTTCGGCCTCGAGCTCGAGCTCACCGAGGGCATGCGCTTCGACAAGGGCTACATCAGCCACTACTTCGTGACTGACACCGAGCGCATGGAGGCCGTGCTCGAGGACCCCTACGTCCTCGTCGTGAACTCCAAGATCTCCGGCATCAAGGACCTGCTGCCCCTCCTCGAGAAGGTCATGCAGTCCGGCAAGCCGCTGCTCATCATCGCCGAGGACGTCGACGGCGAGGCCCTGTCCACCCTGGTGGTCAACAAGATCCGTGGCACCTTCAAGTCCGTCGCCGTCAAGGCCCCGGGCTTCGGTGACCGTCGCAAGGCCATGCTGGCCGACATCGCCATCCTCACCGGTGGCCAGGTCATCTCCGAGGAGGTCGGCCTCAAGCTCGACACCGCAGAGCTCGACCTGCTCGGCCGTGCGCGCAAGGTCGTCATCACCAAGGACGAGACCACGATCGTCGAGGGTTCGGGCGACAACGACCAGATCCAGGGTCGCGTCAACCAGATCCGCGCCGAGATCGAGAAGTCGGACAGCGACTACGACCGCGAGAAGCTGCAGGAGCGCCTGGCCAAGCTGGCCGGCGGCGTCGCAGTCATCAAGGCCGGTGCCGCGACCGAGGTCGAGCTCAAGGAGCGCAAGCACCGCATCGAGGACGCCGTGCGCAACGCCAAGGCTGCTGTCGAGGAGGGGATCGTCGCCGGTGGTGGCGTGGCCCTGCTCCAGGCGACCAAGGCCGCGTTCGAGAAGCTCGAGCTCGAGGGTGACGAGGCCACCGGCGCGAACATCGTCCGCGTCGCCGCGTCCGCTCCGCTCAAGCAGATCGCGATCAACGCCGGCCTCGAGGGTGGCGTCGTCTCGGAGAAGGTCTCGAACCTTCCCTCCGGACACGGCCTCAACGCCGCGACCGGCGAGTACGTCGACCTCATCGCCGCGGGCATCATCGACCCGGCGAAGGTGACGCGTTCCGCGCTGCAGAACGCCGCGTCGATCGCTGCGCTGTTCCTCACCACCGAGGCCGTCATCGCGGACAAGCCCGAGAAGGCTGCCGCTGCGGCTCCCGGTGGCGACGAGATGGGTGGCATGGGCTTCTGA
- a CDS encoding sugar ABC transporter permease encodes MPTTSPGADADVVGLGRGRATAFVAPALVLVGVFLVFPAAWTIYLGLLDYSLSGSGAKAPTFVGLGNYVTALGDPAFTKSLYLTLLYVGFSAVVGQNVLGFLLAWFFRTTRPAIRNTLNVLVLLAWILPGSVVAFLWQALLDRRDGTLNALLGTTDMAWALDHPMAVIIIFNIWRGTAFSMLLYSAALNTVPRSHLEVARMAGARPWQQLRDVVLPTVKRHVLTNTLLITLWTFNDFSPYLLTGGGPDNESEILPVYIYKEAIIGGHLGYGSAISLLLLLANLVIAVIYIRLLRTGSDKEATA; translated from the coding sequence GTGCCGACCACGTCTCCGGGGGCTGATGCGGACGTCGTCGGCCTCGGCAGGGGGCGGGCGACGGCGTTCGTCGCACCGGCTCTCGTCCTCGTCGGGGTGTTCCTCGTCTTCCCGGCCGCCTGGACGATCTACCTCGGCCTGCTCGACTACAGCCTCAGCGGATCCGGCGCGAAGGCGCCCACCTTCGTCGGTCTCGGCAACTACGTCACGGCCCTCGGCGACCCCGCCTTCACCAAGTCCCTCTACCTGACGCTCCTCTACGTCGGCTTCTCCGCCGTCGTCGGGCAGAACGTCCTCGGCTTCCTGCTCGCGTGGTTCTTCCGCACGACGCGCCCGGCGATCCGCAACACGCTCAACGTCCTGGTCCTCCTCGCGTGGATCCTGCCCGGCTCGGTCGTCGCCTTCCTCTGGCAGGCCCTGCTCGACCGCCGTGACGGCACCCTCAACGCCCTGCTCGGCACCACCGACATGGCCTGGGCGCTCGACCACCCGATGGCCGTCATCATCATCTTCAACATCTGGCGCGGTACGGCGTTCTCGATGCTGCTCTACTCGGCAGCGCTCAACACGGTCCCGCGTTCGCACCTCGAAGTGGCGAGGATGGCCGGGGCGCGGCCGTGGCAGCAGCTGCGGGACGTGGTGCTGCCGACCGTGAAGCGGCACGTGCTGACGAACACTCTGCTCATCACGCTGTGGACGTTCAACGACTTCTCGCCCTACCTGCTCACCGGGGGTGGCCCGGACAACGAGTCGGAGATCTTGCCCGTCTACATCTACAAGGAGGCCATCATCGGCGGCCACCTCGGGTACGGCTCGGCGATCTCGCTGCTGCTCCTGCTCGCCAACCTCGTCATCGCCGTGATCTACATCCGGCTGCTGCGGACGGGCAGCGACAAGGAGGCGACGGCATGA